A genome region from Streptomyces sp. NBC_01296 includes the following:
- a CDS encoding phosphocholine-specific phospholipase C encodes MAELNRRRFLQIAGGTAAAAMLNESIARAAAIPAQGSTGTIQDIEHIVVLMQENRSFDQYFGSMKGVRGFGDPRPVLQDNGKSVFYQSNGTKDILPFNPQVNDLGMQFVEGLNHDWAGGHAAYNNGKYDKWVPAKTATTMSYMTRNDIPFHYALADAFTVCDAYHCSFIGATDPNRYYLWTGHTGNDGTGGGPVLGNQEAGYGWKTYPERLEAAGVSWKIYQDIGDGLNAAGGWGWISDAFRGNYGDNSLLYFNNYRGAQPGSPLYEKARTGTNAKAGEGYFDKLRADVVNGTLPQVSWIAAPEAFSEHPNWPVNFGAWYISQVLDALTANPAVWAKTAFFITYDENDGFFDHVVPPYPPASSAWGLSTADVSKDLYAGGGGYAAGPYGLGPRVPMIVVSPWSKGGYVCSETFDHTSVIRFMEKRFGVQEPNISPWRRAVCGDLTSAFDFSRADASPAALPSTAGYVPPDHNAHPSYHPVPPATGTLPRQEAGGKPTRALGYAPYVDGKATVSTGKFTLTFSSGPTLGAHFHSTSGNRTDGPWPYTVEAGKTLVDTWSTSSSTANQINLSVWGPNGFLRTWKGPAKKAGPEATARHDAATGNLKLTLTNSGSAAVNLTVTNGYGGATQTLRVAAGGTAAYTADLSTTGRWYDVKVVSDADSTFLRRFAGHVETGAPGLSDPAIKTV; translated from the coding sequence ATGGCTGAGCTCAATCGCCGCAGGTTCCTGCAGATCGCGGGCGGAACCGCCGCAGCCGCGATGCTGAACGAGAGCATCGCGCGCGCGGCCGCCATCCCGGCACAGGGCAGCACCGGCACCATCCAGGACATCGAGCACATCGTGGTCCTCATGCAGGAGAACCGGTCCTTCGACCAGTACTTCGGCTCGATGAAGGGCGTACGGGGCTTCGGCGACCCGCGTCCGGTGCTCCAGGACAACGGGAAGTCCGTCTTCTACCAGTCCAACGGCACGAAGGACATCCTCCCCTTCAACCCGCAGGTCAACGACCTGGGCATGCAGTTCGTCGAGGGCCTGAACCACGACTGGGCCGGCGGCCACGCGGCGTACAACAACGGTAAGTACGACAAGTGGGTCCCGGCCAAGACGGCCACGACCATGTCGTACATGACGCGGAACGACATCCCGTTCCACTACGCGCTCGCCGACGCCTTCACGGTGTGCGACGCCTACCACTGCTCCTTCATCGGCGCGACCGACCCGAACCGCTACTACCTGTGGACTGGCCACACGGGCAACGACGGCACCGGCGGCGGCCCGGTCCTCGGCAACCAGGAGGCCGGCTACGGCTGGAAGACCTACCCGGAGCGCCTGGAGGCGGCCGGGGTCTCCTGGAAGATCTACCAGGACATCGGCGACGGCCTGAACGCGGCCGGCGGGTGGGGCTGGATCAGCGACGCCTTCCGCGGCAACTACGGCGACAACTCGCTGCTGTACTTCAACAACTACCGGGGCGCGCAGCCCGGCAGCCCCCTGTACGAGAAGGCCCGTACGGGCACCAACGCCAAGGCGGGCGAGGGCTACTTCGACAAGCTGCGCGCCGACGTCGTGAACGGCACGCTGCCCCAGGTCTCCTGGATCGCCGCCCCCGAGGCCTTCAGCGAGCACCCGAACTGGCCGGTCAACTTCGGTGCCTGGTACATCTCGCAGGTCCTGGACGCGCTGACCGCGAACCCGGCGGTGTGGGCGAAGACGGCGTTCTTCATCACCTACGACGAGAACGACGGCTTCTTCGACCACGTCGTCCCGCCGTACCCGCCAGCGTCCTCGGCGTGGGGCCTGTCCACGGCCGACGTCTCGAAGGACCTCTACGCCGGGGGCGGCGGCTACGCGGCCGGCCCGTACGGACTCGGCCCGCGCGTCCCGATGATCGTCGTCTCCCCGTGGAGCAAGGGCGGCTACGTCTGCTCCGAGACCTTCGACCACACCTCGGTGATCCGCTTCATGGAGAAGCGCTTCGGGGTGCAGGAGCCCAACATCTCGCCGTGGCGCCGCGCGGTCTGCGGTGACCTGACCTCGGCGTTCGACTTCTCGAGGGCGGACGCCTCGCCCGCGGCCCTGCCCTCCACGGCGGGCTACGTTCCGCCGGACCACAACGCCCACCCGTCCTACCACCCGGTCCCGCCGGCGACGGGCACCTTGCCCCGGCAGGAGGCGGGCGGCAAGCCCACGCGCGCGCTGGGCTACGCCCCGTACGTGGACGGCAAGGCCACGGTCTCCACGGGCAAGTTCACCCTGACCTTCTCCTCCGGCCCCACCCTCGGCGCCCACTTCCACAGCACCTCGGGCAACCGGACGGACGGCCCCTGGCCCTACACGGTCGAGGCGGGCAAGACCCTTGTCGACACCTGGAGCACCAGCAGCTCCACCGCGAACCAGATCAACCTGTCGGTCTGGGGCCCGAACGGGTTCCTGCGCACCTGGAAGGGCCCGGCGAAGAAGGCCGGACCGGAGGCCACGGCCCGCCACGACGCGGCCACCGGCAACCTGAAGCTGACGCTGACCAACTCCGGCTCGGCGGCGGTCAACCTCACGGTGACCAACGGCTACGGAGGCGCGACCCAGACCCTCCGCGTCGCGGCGGGCGGCACGGCCGCGTACACGGCGGACCTGAGCACCACGGGCCGCTGGTACGACGTGAAGGTCGTCTCCGACGCGGACAGCACCTTCCTCCGCCGCTTCGCGGGCCACGTCGAAACGGGCGCCCCGGGCCTCTCCGACCCGGCGATCAAGACCGTCTGA
- a CDS encoding TRAFAC clade GTPase domain-containing protein: MAVNAGLVLQILGVATGAIGAAVCLGYGLWRFLALALGAAWTALGPRTPGSPDPRVGPYGGTEPGQPAYWARQMWTDAGAAARAAAHTVRYLLVHHWLDEIVRHRLLNGRGGSTGDRAGNALGRLLLRLLAPATALAALLSALLSCALLLGVALAFAAQLLLVSAVALTGVAAGRSAERLWKLARGIRMKCPYPGCYRPFPLAVHICPGCGAAHRELRPGRYGALRRVCRCGRALPTTALSGRRGLTARCPHCDQGLPPAVGTTRVVHLPLIGGTSAGKTMLMAALLDGLRAWSHESALTVEFASPADRREANTLGRQVESTGWALKTQGGQPRALMLLVGRGRGRLRLLRRQRLLYLYDPMGESLRDADTTRRQEYLAHADGVLLVADVLASPAVRRILRGGDGQLAVAARPADLGPVETYAGFTGELQGLGGRRRRLGVAAVVTKRDVLDRLDSLPRPVGAVDAWLAEIGLGELVRALGHDFAAARYWAVSAHAATGAGALASEQRRAAEPVLWLLSRTGLRIGGAAAAAEEPRLPRLPRPRGRTGRPAADRSSL, from the coding sequence GTGGCCGTGAACGCGGGGCTCGTCCTGCAGATCCTCGGGGTGGCCACCGGCGCGATCGGGGCTGCCGTCTGCCTCGGGTACGGGCTGTGGCGGTTCCTGGCGCTGGCGCTGGGGGCCGCCTGGACCGCCCTGGGGCCGCGCACGCCCGGGAGCCCCGACCCGCGGGTCGGCCCGTACGGTGGCACGGAGCCGGGGCAACCCGCGTACTGGGCACGGCAGATGTGGACCGACGCTGGGGCCGCGGCGCGGGCGGCCGCGCACACCGTCCGGTACCTGCTGGTCCACCACTGGCTCGACGAGATCGTCCGCCACCGGCTGCTGAACGGGCGGGGCGGATCGACCGGGGACCGCGCCGGGAACGCCCTCGGACGGCTCCTGCTGCGGCTGCTCGCACCGGCGACGGCGCTGGCCGCGCTGTTGTCCGCCCTGCTGTCCTGCGCCCTGCTCCTCGGCGTCGCGCTGGCGTTCGCCGCCCAGCTGCTGCTGGTCTCGGCCGTGGCGCTGACCGGGGTGGCGGCCGGGCGGAGCGCGGAGCGGCTGTGGAAACTGGCCCGCGGCATCCGCATGAAGTGCCCCTACCCCGGCTGCTACCGGCCGTTCCCGCTGGCCGTGCACATCTGCCCGGGCTGCGGCGCCGCCCACCGCGAGCTGCGGCCCGGCCGGTACGGGGCGCTGCGGCGCGTCTGCCGCTGCGGGCGGGCGCTGCCCACCACCGCGCTCTCCGGGAGGCGGGGGCTCACCGCCCGCTGCCCGCACTGCGACCAGGGGCTGCCGCCGGCCGTGGGCACCACGCGGGTGGTGCACCTGCCGCTGATCGGGGGCACCTCGGCGGGGAAGACCATGCTGATGGCGGCGCTGCTCGACGGGCTGCGGGCCTGGTCGCACGAGTCGGCGCTGACGGTCGAGTTCGCGTCCCCCGCCGACCGGCGCGAGGCCAACACGCTGGGCCGGCAGGTGGAGTCGACGGGGTGGGCGCTGAAGACGCAGGGCGGGCAGCCCCGGGCGCTGATGCTGCTCGTCGGGCGCGGGCGCGGCCGGCTGCGACTGCTGCGGCGGCAGCGGCTGCTGTACCTGTACGACCCGATGGGCGAGTCGCTGCGCGATGCGGACACCACCCGGCGCCAGGAGTACCTGGCGCACGCGGACGGGGTCCTGCTGGTCGCGGACGTGCTGGCCTCGCCCGCCGTACGGCGCATCCTGCGCGGGGGCGACGGGCAGCTGGCGGTGGCCGCCCGGCCCGCCGACCTCGGTCCGGTGGAGACGTACGCGGGGTTCACCGGGGAGCTCCAGGGCCTCGGCGGCCGGCGGCGGCGCCTCGGCGTGGCGGCGGTGGTGACCAAGCGGGACGTGCTGGACCGGCTGGACTCGCTGCCGCGGCCGGTGGGCGCGGTCGACGCCTGGCTGGCCGAGATCGGGCTGGGCGAGCTGGTCCGGGCCTTGGGCCACGACTTCGCGGCGGCCCGCTACTGGGCGGTCAGCGCCCATGCCGCCACCGGGGCGGGCGCGCTGGCGTCCGAGCAGCGTCGGGCGGCGGAGCCGGTGCTGTGGCTGCTGTCGCGAACGGGGCTGCGGATCGGCGGGGCGGCGGCCGCGGCCGAGGAGCCGCGCCTGCCGCGCCTGCCCCGGCCGCGGGGCCGCACCGGCCGGCCGGCGGCAGATCGATCAAGCCTGTGA
- a CDS encoding protein kinase domain-containing protein has product MSGMLDSGTLLTTDSGTGVEVFDLLGAGGQGEVYRVRTPAGYQALKWYYPACATPAQEDIVRQLVGRGFDDDRFLWPLDFVADGRGGFGYLMDIRPDRFKGLPLLFRRQLHTTPRALLTACLYTVEAYQALHSRGIAYRDISWGNIFFDPATGDVLVCDNDNAVVEGDSTGISGTMEFMAPELVRGDPEVSPGTQSDLHSLSVLLFMLLMNHHPLKGRRELAIHCLDEAAERKLYGKQPLFVFDPQDRSNAPDPTEQATVLATWAAAPDSLRDLFTKNFTTGLHAPTARIRESQWRDTLRAVLDAVVECAQCGKQNMTEPRSADPGTCWSCGSTLVLPPRLVLTTPPPRTEHHILLHRSSRVQAHHLAPEPARHDYGDGTLVAQLTEHPQRPGRFGLANRSASAWTGTRADGSTQRIDPGQTVPLRSGLELDFGGARAVVRSK; this is encoded by the coding sequence ATGAGCGGCATGCTCGACAGCGGAACCCTGCTGACGACCGACAGCGGCACGGGCGTGGAGGTCTTCGACCTGCTCGGCGCCGGCGGCCAGGGCGAGGTCTACCGGGTACGGACCCCCGCCGGGTACCAGGCGCTCAAGTGGTACTACCCGGCCTGCGCGACCCCCGCCCAGGAGGACATCGTCCGCCAGCTGGTGGGCCGCGGCTTCGACGACGACCGCTTCCTGTGGCCGCTGGACTTCGTGGCCGACGGGCGCGGCGGGTTCGGGTACCTGATGGACATCCGCCCGGACCGGTTCAAGGGCCTGCCCCTGCTGTTCCGGCGGCAGCTGCACACCACGCCCCGGGCCCTGCTCACGGCCTGCCTCTACACCGTCGAGGCGTACCAGGCCCTGCACTCGCGCGGGATCGCGTACCGGGACATCTCCTGGGGCAACATCTTCTTCGACCCGGCCACCGGCGACGTGCTGGTCTGTGACAACGACAACGCGGTGGTGGAGGGCGACAGCACCGGCATCTCGGGGACGATGGAGTTCATGGCGCCCGAGCTGGTGCGCGGCGATCCGGAGGTCTCCCCGGGCACCCAGAGCGATCTGCACTCACTGTCCGTGCTGCTGTTCATGCTGCTGATGAACCACCACCCGCTCAAGGGACGGCGCGAGTTGGCGATCCACTGCCTCGACGAGGCGGCGGAGCGCAAGCTGTACGGGAAGCAGCCGCTGTTCGTCTTCGACCCGCAGGACCGGTCCAATGCGCCCGATCCCACCGAGCAGGCGACGGTACTGGCCACCTGGGCTGCGGCCCCGGACTCCCTGCGGGACCTGTTCACCAAGAACTTCACGACGGGCCTGCACGCTCCCACGGCCCGGATCCGGGAGTCGCAGTGGCGGGACACCCTGCGGGCCGTGCTCGACGCGGTGGTGGAGTGCGCGCAGTGCGGGAAGCAGAACATGACCGAACCGCGGTCCGCCGATCCGGGCACCTGCTGGAGCTGCGGGAGCACGCTGGTGCTGCCGCCGCGGCTGGTGCTGACCACTCCTCCGCCGCGCACCGAGCACCACATCCTGCTGCACCGGTCCTCGCGGGTGCAGGCGCACCATCTGGCCCCGGAGCCGGCCCGGCACGACTACGGCGACGGGACGCTGGTGGCGCAGCTGACCGAACATCCGCAGAGGCCGGGCCGGTTCGGGCTTGCGAACCGGTCGGCCTCGGCGTGGACGGGCACCCGCGCGGACGGCTCCACCCAGCGGATCGACCCGGGGCAGA
- a CDS encoding GTPase-associated protein 1-related protein has protein sequence MNLAQMHYTSAPPGPDGSGFRFTAVSPGVPASLLREAEQLIGYEPPREAPPRPSADQLGAFPQALSLNVLADGSRLLARSVYTGADYSGRWGNFHAHAVHLPQPADPDRPAPWPLPITSWGSRQWAADSPPAGAPVPPLASVPAPGPLDVGALAAFVSARGRWLAGFFADVRRLVEDPAAPQLVLVEQDSEAVAWWILLACSVLPHRRGQWLTFTTYTRRPQLARQQIIGVVPEDGLSLAGQEHRYRVYDAARAAAPAPDPDPWAQTAALIWRAQRQDLFADVRRLPGERSGPYEAGPLAALALAAGIGLDSAGRAAAADWAAGHRDALDGVRLQALARALGGPAGDRGPEEAAASGRLLTALAGWAPPAVSEPLLELALAGAVRSGGALPPAGELGEAARARLAAGLGPELRAALTDPEREPDERVDLLRLAGELGVGSTDLLPDVARQLARALIADPERAFGEAVRAVLAEPAQLREQAGLRGLVLDRLDALAAGDPAAGARLFALTPLRLTGAEALPHLRMCAQAPAVAGAGGAAGAGGDRVKALTGLVEASGASLEEEPLVLRTAMRLVWGGEPPGAGEAWLALSALGDRAHREAGTWELLAQAAVRAPADDRYAQELALELLRRFSAELPAPLRSSLLLLELARNLRAGETGAGWVRQALDLRTLDPTPTAREHAYAAVADRLLAEDRPDSELRALIESNDAELLAAYRRAAREPQVADRLRRDPRYAAECFVTWSSQPQAGPVWQEARTDLLDGVLRPAVRGLAPAELKALEEALARLGGRWAEDFRGWQRPGAFGRLRDRFGGSGRRGAKPAPGSPPLRGGSGGPIVPGQSAEEGRWP, from the coding sequence ATGAACCTCGCGCAGATGCACTACACCTCGGCGCCGCCGGGTCCCGACGGATCGGGTTTCCGGTTCACCGCCGTCAGCCCCGGGGTGCCCGCCTCGCTGCTGCGCGAGGCCGAGCAGCTGATCGGGTACGAGCCGCCCCGCGAGGCGCCGCCGCGCCCGAGCGCGGACCAACTGGGCGCCTTCCCGCAGGCCTTGAGCCTGAACGTGCTCGCCGACGGCAGCCGGCTGCTGGCCCGCTCCGTGTACACGGGCGCCGACTACAGCGGCCGCTGGGGCAACTTCCACGCCCACGCGGTACATCTGCCGCAGCCCGCCGACCCGGACCGGCCCGCACCCTGGCCGCTGCCGATCACCTCCTGGGGCTCCCGGCAGTGGGCGGCCGATTCCCCGCCGGCCGGGGCGCCCGTACCGCCGCTGGCATCGGTGCCGGCCCCGGGCCCGCTCGACGTCGGCGCGCTGGCGGCCTTCGTGAGCGCGCGCGGGCGCTGGCTCGCCGGGTTCTTCGCCGACGTACGGCGGCTCGTCGAGGACCCGGCCGCCCCGCAGCTCGTCCTGGTGGAGCAGGACAGCGAGGCCGTGGCCTGGTGGATCCTGCTCGCCTGCAGCGTGCTGCCGCACCGGCGCGGCCAGTGGCTCACCTTCACCACCTACACCCGGCGGCCGCAGCTCGCCCGGCAGCAGATCATCGGCGTGGTGCCGGAGGACGGCCTGAGCCTCGCCGGGCAGGAGCACCGCTACCGGGTGTACGACGCCGCCCGCGCGGCGGCCCCCGCACCGGATCCCGACCCGTGGGCGCAGACCGCCGCGCTGATCTGGCGGGCGCAGCGGCAGGACCTCTTCGCGGACGTCCGGCGGCTGCCCGGTGAGCGGTCCGGGCCGTACGAGGCGGGTCCGCTGGCCGCGCTCGCGCTCGCCGCGGGCATCGGGCTGGACTCGGCGGGCCGGGCCGCGGCCGCCGACTGGGCCGCCGGACACCGGGATGCGCTGGACGGCGTACGGCTGCAGGCGCTGGCCCGGGCTCTGGGCGGCCCGGCCGGTGACCGGGGCCCCGAGGAGGCCGCCGCGAGCGGGCGGCTGCTGACGGCCCTGGCCGGCTGGGCACCCCCGGCGGTGAGCGAGCCGCTGCTGGAGCTGGCCCTGGCCGGGGCGGTGCGCTCGGGCGGCGCCCTCCCGCCCGCCGGGGAGCTGGGCGAGGCCGCCCGGGCCCGGCTCGCGGCCGGGCTGGGGCCGGAGCTGCGGGCGGCGCTCACCGACCCGGAGCGCGAACCGGACGAGCGGGTCGACCTGTTGCGGCTCGCCGGCGAGCTCGGGGTGGGCAGCACGGATCTCCTGCCCGATGTGGCACGGCAGTTGGCGCGCGCCCTGATCGCCGATCCCGAGCGGGCGTTCGGGGAGGCGGTACGGGCCGTGCTGGCGGAGCCGGCGCAGCTGCGGGAGCAGGCCGGGCTGCGGGGCCTCGTACTCGACCGGCTCGACGCGCTCGCGGCGGGCGATCCGGCCGCGGGGGCCCGGCTGTTCGCCCTCACCCCGCTGCGGCTGACCGGGGCCGAGGCGCTGCCGCATCTGCGGATGTGCGCGCAGGCGCCCGCGGTGGCCGGGGCGGGCGGGGCTGCCGGGGCGGGCGGGGACCGGGTGAAGGCGCTGACCGGGCTCGTGGAGGCTTCCGGCGCCTCGCTGGAGGAGGAGCCGCTGGTGCTGCGCACGGCGATGCGGCTGGTGTGGGGCGGCGAGCCGCCGGGAGCGGGCGAGGCCTGGCTGGCCCTGTCCGCGCTGGGCGACCGGGCCCACCGGGAGGCCGGCACCTGGGAGCTGCTCGCGCAGGCGGCGGTCCGCGCCCCTGCCGACGACCGGTACGCGCAGGAGCTGGCGTTGGAGCTGCTGCGGCGGTTCTCCGCGGAACTCCCCGCCCCGCTGCGGTCCTCGCTGCTGCTGCTGGAGCTGGCCCGGAACCTGCGGGCCGGGGAGACGGGCGCGGGCTGGGTCCGCCAGGCCCTGGACCTGCGGACGCTGGACCCCACGCCGACGGCGCGGGAGCACGCCTATGCGGCGGTGGCCGACCGGCTGCTCGCCGAGGACCGGCCCGACAGCGAGCTGCGGGCCCTGATCGAGAGCAACGACGCCGAGCTGCTGGCCGCGTACCGGCGGGCCGCCCGGGAGCCGCAGGTCGCGGACCGGCTGAGGCGCGATCCCCGGTACGCGGCGGAGTGCTTCGTGACCTGGTCCTCCCAGCCCCAGGCGGGCCCGGTGTGGCAGGAGGCCCGCACCGACCTGCTCGACGGCGTGCTGCGGCCGGCCGTACGGGGCCTGGCGCCCGCGGAGCTCAAGGCGCTCGAGGAGGCCCTGGCCCGGCTCGGCGGCCGCTGGGCGGAGGACTTCCGCGGCTGGCAGCGGCCCGGCGCCTTCGGGCGGCTGCGCGACCGCTTCGGCGGCTCCGGGCGCCGCGGCGCGAAGCCCGCGCCCGGCAGCCCGCCGCTGCGGGGCGGCTCCGGCGGGCCCATCGTCCCGGGCCAATCCGCCGAGGAGGGCCGGTGGCCGTGA
- a CDS encoding PP2C family serine/threonine-protein phosphatase — MNKTRNQDYCEVAGRGTAEEPLIMAVADGHGSAVHARSHLGSRFAVDLFVEEARRFGALAQPRGEERPPSLAWLMHYAEHAFPRQLVSAWREKVLGNWERTSSHEEPGLSEEHKLLLYGSTLVGAVLTPRVFAAWQLGDGELTVVDDDGRVTVPLAPAEADLGDETESLCSPAAWLRVRTHWAPVTAPSRAPRLVAVSTDGLSKSFASDRGFLQFMAGLDDRLSAEGTDTVRAVLPKWLAKASQHSGDDTTLVAAWHPAPAAAAGAYGAAGTHGATGATTTTDAAPPTDPHGRDE, encoded by the coding sequence GTGAACAAGACCCGCAACCAGGACTACTGCGAGGTCGCGGGCCGCGGCACCGCCGAGGAGCCGCTGATCATGGCGGTGGCCGACGGCCACGGCTCCGCGGTGCACGCCCGCAGCCATCTGGGCTCCCGTTTCGCGGTGGACCTCTTCGTGGAGGAGGCCCGGCGGTTCGGGGCGCTCGCCCAGCCCCGCGGCGAGGAGCGGCCGCCGAGCCTGGCCTGGCTGATGCACTACGCCGAGCACGCCTTCCCCCGCCAGCTGGTCAGCGCCTGGCGGGAGAAGGTCCTCGGCAACTGGGAGCGGACCAGCTCCCACGAGGAGCCGGGCCTGTCCGAGGAGCACAAGCTGCTGCTGTACGGGAGCACGCTGGTCGGCGCGGTGCTCACGCCCCGGGTGTTCGCGGCCTGGCAGCTCGGCGACGGCGAGCTGACGGTGGTGGACGACGACGGGCGGGTGACCGTACCGCTCGCGCCCGCCGAGGCGGACCTGGGGGACGAGACGGAGTCGCTGTGCAGCCCGGCGGCGTGGCTGCGCGTACGGACGCACTGGGCGCCGGTGACGGCCCCGTCGCGGGCGCCCCGGCTGGTCGCGGTCTCCACCGACGGGCTGTCCAAGAGCTTCGCCTCGGACCGGGGCTTCCTGCAGTTCATGGCCGGGCTGGACGACCGGCTGTCGGCGGAGGGCACGGACACCGTCCGGGCCGTCCTGCCGAAATGGCTGGCCAAGGCCTCGCAACACTCCGGGGACGACACGACCCTGGTGGCGGCCTGGCACCCGGCACCGGCGGCGGCCGCCGGGGCGTACGGGGCCGCCGGGACCCACGGCGCCACCGGGGCGACGACGACCACTGACGCGGCACCACCGACCGACCCGCACGGGAGAGACGAATGA
- a CDS encoding TRAFAC clade GTPase domain-containing protein: protein MTSVVCPYCFDRSAAARLPFRCQMSATGVRGGKPCTAELDDIWAEFMGPSVPPALKMRGPVFTAPRGLAGRLGSGGAARADCPHCGVSTPVRVCLRCHSDFPSDYTDQDTRIIALLGPKASGKSTYVSVLINELRNRVGRAYGASITAMGGETQRRDREMAEDLYDRLRLPEATRPAALGFNDPLLYRLSLPLRRRLRGDGSRHTALVFFDAAGEDLASAEAMDRYTHYLAAADGIILLVDPLQMRAVRDQLPVDAGLPLPTVETPPQQIAADLAAQLRAHGRGTSRGRVTTPVAVAVTKTDSLFSLVGPHSPLRRNAGHAGGAVDDEDRLAVHEEMRGLLDGWDSGALYRQLDRDFARLSLFGLSALGSPPPAHAPADAPKSGPQPLRVEDPLLWLLGLGGLLPRTGTGGAGRSTAAAAGAGATAHRSHASGGEA, encoded by the coding sequence ATGACCTCCGTCGTCTGCCCCTACTGCTTCGACCGTTCGGCCGCCGCCCGGCTGCCGTTCCGCTGCCAGATGTCCGCCACCGGGGTGCGCGGCGGGAAGCCGTGCACTGCGGAACTCGATGACATATGGGCGGAGTTCATGGGGCCGAGCGTGCCGCCCGCGCTGAAGATGCGCGGCCCGGTCTTCACCGCCCCGCGCGGCCTCGCCGGCCGTCTCGGCAGCGGCGGCGCCGCGCGGGCGGACTGTCCGCACTGCGGGGTGTCCACCCCGGTGCGGGTCTGCCTGCGCTGCCACAGCGACTTCCCGAGCGACTACACCGACCAGGACACCCGGATCATCGCCCTGCTGGGCCCCAAGGCCTCGGGCAAGAGCACGTACGTCTCCGTCCTGATCAACGAGCTGCGCAACCGGGTGGGCAGGGCGTACGGCGCCTCCATCACGGCGATGGGCGGCGAGACCCAGCGCCGGGACCGGGAGATGGCCGAGGACCTGTACGACCGGCTGCGGCTGCCGGAGGCGACGAGACCGGCGGCGCTCGGCTTCAACGACCCGCTGCTGTACCGGCTGAGCCTGCCGCTGCGCCGCCGGCTGCGCGGGGACGGCAGCCGGCACACCGCGCTCGTGTTCTTCGACGCGGCGGGCGAGGACCTCGCCAGCGCCGAGGCCATGGACCGGTACACGCACTACCTGGCGGCCGCCGACGGGATCATCCTGCTGGTGGACCCGCTGCAGATGCGGGCCGTACGGGACCAGCTGCCGGTGGACGCGGGGCTGCCGCTGCCCACGGTGGAGACCCCGCCGCAGCAGATCGCGGCGGACCTCGCGGCGCAGCTGCGGGCCCACGGGCGGGGCACCTCGCGCGGCCGGGTCACCACGCCCGTGGCGGTGGCGGTGACCAAGACGGACTCCCTGTTCTCGCTGGTGGGGCCGCACTCCCCGCTGCGGCGCAATGCCGGGCACGCGGGCGGTGCGGTGGACGACGAGGACCGGCTGGCGGTGCACGAGGAGATGCGGGGGCTGCTCGACGGCTGGGACTCGGGGGCGCTGTACCGCCAGCTGGACCGGGACTTCGCCCGGCTGTCGCTGTTCGGGCTCTCGGCGCTCGGCTCCCCGCCGCCCGCGCACGCCCCTGCGGACGCCCCGAAGTCGGGGCCGCAGCCGCTGCGCGTGGAGGACCCGCTGCTGTGGCTGCTGGGGCTGGGCGGGCTGCTGCCGCGCACCGGGACCGGCGGCGCGGGCCGGAGCACGGCGGCGGCCGCGGGCGCCGGCGCGACGGCGCACCGGTCGCACGCGTCGGGAGGAGAGGCATGA
- a CDS encoding vWA domain-containing protein — protein sequence MANRPVHFIWLLDCSYSMQGEKIGQLNYAIREAVPEMRSVAQDNPAAQLLLRTMTFSTTARWHHQDPVPVENFTWQDVQVDGMTNLGEALQLAARELDTPPMPQRALKPVLALVSDGVPTDDWKAGLRAVDATPWGRKAVRVAIAIGADADRTVLQEFLGNPELQPLDANSPKQLAAAIRWASTAAVKAASQPVAGSADAMAKQPPYAPPVLDDDDDDVW from the coding sequence ATGGCGAACCGGCCCGTCCACTTCATCTGGCTGCTCGACTGCTCGTACTCGATGCAGGGCGAGAAGATCGGCCAGCTCAACTACGCGATCAGAGAAGCCGTTCCGGAGATGCGCTCGGTGGCGCAGGACAATCCGGCGGCCCAACTGCTGCTGCGCACGATGACGTTCTCCACCACGGCCCGCTGGCACCACCAGGACCCGGTTCCGGTGGAGAACTTCACCTGGCAGGACGTCCAGGTGGACGGCATGACCAATCTGGGCGAGGCCCTCCAGCTGGCGGCCCGGGAGCTGGACACCCCGCCGATGCCGCAGCGGGCGCTGAAGCCGGTGCTCGCGCTGGTCTCCGACGGGGTGCCGACGGACGACTGGAAGGCGGGGCTGCGGGCGGTCGACGCGACCCCGTGGGGGCGCAAGGCCGTACGGGTGGCCATCGCGATCGGCGCGGACGCCGACCGCACCGTGCTGCAGGAGTTCCTCGGCAATCCGGAGCTCCAGCCGCTGGACGCGAACAGTCCCAAGCAGCTGGCGGCGGCGATCCGCTGGGCCTCGACGGCCGCGGTCAAGGCGGCCTCGCAGCCGGTGGCGGGCTCCGCGGACGCGATGGCGAAGCAGCCGCCGTACGCCCCGCCGGTGCTCGACGACGACGATGACGACGTGTGGTGA